One segment of Mycolicibacterium sp. YH-1 DNA contains the following:
- a CDS encoding muconate/chloromuconate family cycloisomerase, producing the protein MSTVQRIVRVETSLLDIPLKRPHRFSVLTIDTQAVLLVRILTSDGIVGIGEGVVPGGPWWGGESVEGMRALIDGYVGPLLIDEDALRVDYLAQRMNRLIAGASFAKSAVEMALWDICGKALGAPLWQVWGGYHRAELPVTWALGAESADLVVEEANTMLASGRHTSFKLKMGASAPADDVARVAAIAEELRERAHLSVDLNGSWDEATARRWLPALDDAGIGVVEQPLPAWDLAGAARLRHRHRLQIMADEAVLTPVDAVRVSAAHAADVFSVKIAKCGGISGLRRVAAVAEANGIACFGGTTIETSIGTAAAAHAYCSNSAVSAGTELFGPLLLADDIVEKPVEYTDGHLLLGDGPGLGVSIDEGKVEKYLRK; encoded by the coding sequence GTGAGCACAGTTCAGCGCATCGTTCGTGTCGAGACGTCCCTTCTTGATATCCCGCTGAAACGCCCCCACCGGTTCTCGGTGCTGACCATCGACACCCAAGCCGTCCTCTTGGTGCGCATCCTGACCAGTGACGGCATTGTCGGGATTGGTGAAGGCGTCGTACCAGGTGGTCCGTGGTGGGGCGGTGAGTCGGTCGAAGGAATGCGCGCATTGATCGACGGCTACGTAGGGCCATTGCTCATCGACGAGGATGCCCTGCGGGTTGACTACTTGGCGCAGCGGATGAATCGCCTCATCGCAGGTGCGTCCTTCGCGAAGTCGGCAGTCGAGATGGCGCTTTGGGACATCTGCGGCAAAGCGTTGGGCGCTCCGCTCTGGCAAGTGTGGGGAGGCTACCACCGCGCCGAGCTCCCGGTGACCTGGGCGCTGGGTGCCGAAAGCGCCGATCTCGTTGTGGAAGAGGCGAATACAATGCTGGCGTCTGGGCGCCACACGAGCTTCAAACTCAAGATGGGTGCGAGCGCTCCCGCTGATGACGTAGCCCGAGTGGCGGCTATCGCCGAAGAACTGCGCGAGCGCGCGCATCTGTCGGTAGACCTCAATGGCAGTTGGGATGAGGCCACCGCCCGCCGCTGGTTGCCCGCACTGGACGATGCCGGCATTGGTGTCGTAGAGCAGCCGTTGCCGGCGTGGGACCTGGCTGGAGCGGCACGCCTCCGACATCGCCACCGATTACAGATCATGGCCGACGAGGCTGTGCTCACGCCTGTCGATGCGGTACGCGTATCAGCCGCTCATGCGGCTGATGTCTTCTCGGTCAAGATCGCCAAATGTGGTGGAATCAGCGGTCTGCGGAGAGTGGCTGCTGTCGCAGAGGCCAACGGCATCGCGTGCTTCGGTGGTACGACCATCGAAACCTCCATTGGTACCGCAGCCGCCGCCCACGCTTACTGTTCGAACAGTGCGGTGTCAGCAGGCACCGAACTCTTTGGGCCCTTGCTGCTCGCCGATGACATCGTTGAGAAGCCGGTCGAGTACACCGACGGACATCTCTTGCTGGGCGATGGCCCCGGGCTGGGTGTCAGTATCGATGAAGGCAAGGTGGAGAAGTACCTCCGGAAGTGA
- a CDS encoding SDR family oxidoreductase, translating into MTNLSFDFAGQTVIVTGGARGIGLELGRFFVDSGAATYLIDFDAAAVTTAAADIGAHALQADVSDTAAVDLAVATVINATGRIDVIVNNAGILRDNVLWKLSDDDWEQVMAVHAGGTFRLTRACVPHFRDRGSGRVINVTSYTGLRGNVGQANYSTAKAGIIGFTKTAAKELARFGVTVNAISPNAETRMVASIPAAKKAELAGAIPMGRFGNAAEMCAAVGFLASREAGYITGVVLPVDGGISI; encoded by the coding sequence GTGACAAATCTTTCGTTCGATTTCGCTGGGCAGACCGTCATCGTGACCGGGGGAGCTCGGGGTATCGGCCTCGAACTCGGCCGGTTCTTCGTGGACAGCGGCGCCGCCACCTACCTGATCGACTTCGACGCCGCCGCGGTTACCACCGCAGCTGCCGACATCGGCGCCCATGCCCTACAGGCCGATGTAAGCGACACCGCCGCAGTGGATCTCGCCGTCGCAACGGTCATCAATGCGACCGGTCGAATCGACGTCATTGTGAACAACGCGGGCATCCTTCGAGACAACGTGCTGTGGAAGCTCAGCGACGACGACTGGGAACAGGTGATGGCGGTGCACGCCGGTGGCACGTTCCGATTGACCCGCGCATGTGTGCCGCACTTTCGCGATCGTGGTTCAGGCAGAGTCATCAACGTCACCTCCTACACCGGCTTGCGCGGCAACGTCGGGCAGGCGAACTATTCCACTGCCAAGGCGGGCATCATCGGCTTTACCAAGACGGCCGCAAAGGAATTGGCCCGGTTCGGCGTGACCGTCAACGCCATCTCCCCCAATGCCGAGACGCGGATGGTGGCTTCGATTCCTGCTGCCAAGAAGGCTGAGCTCGCCGGTGCGATTCCGATGGGCCGGTTCGGCAATGCCGCTGAAATGTGCGCGGCAGTAGGGTTTCTCGCCTCTCGTGAAGCCGGCTACATCACAGGTGTCGTACTACCGGTGGATGGCGGAATCTCCATCTGA
- a CDS encoding IclR family transcriptional regulator C-terminal domain-containing protein, with amino-acid sequence MPEKDRRDHLQTLERGLDVILAFSGAGPWLTLSELSNATGLTKPTVRRILLTLLHLGYVRGQGSKFALTPKVLGIGYAFLSSLNLTAVAHPFLEALTDRLDLGTALAVIDGAEIVYVDRVQRHPVTPINLAVGTRLPAHATSMGHVLLADLSHEALNRYFAEASLVGLTERTLTTRESIEHRLSLVRVRGWDAVNQELEYGRLSAAAPIRDASGRVVAALSLSCGTTEYSFDELCDTIVPQLLEAARSVSEGMGCNQNAHSPREQCL; translated from the coding sequence GTGCCCGAGAAAGATCGACGCGACCATCTTCAGACCCTTGAACGTGGCTTGGACGTCATACTCGCGTTCTCGGGAGCGGGGCCGTGGCTCACGTTGAGCGAGCTCAGCAACGCGACCGGATTGACGAAGCCGACCGTGCGGCGAATCCTGCTTACGCTGCTGCATCTCGGATACGTACGCGGGCAAGGGAGCAAATTTGCACTGACCCCCAAGGTTCTCGGAATCGGCTACGCCTTTCTATCGTCGTTGAATCTCACCGCAGTGGCTCATCCGTTTCTGGAAGCGCTGACAGATCGCCTCGATCTAGGCACAGCCCTGGCCGTCATCGACGGTGCGGAAATCGTCTATGTCGACAGGGTGCAACGTCACCCAGTCACGCCGATCAACCTCGCGGTCGGAACTCGGCTGCCCGCTCACGCGACGTCGATGGGGCATGTTCTTCTGGCAGACCTCAGCCACGAGGCTCTGAACCGGTATTTCGCCGAGGCGTCGCTCGTCGGTCTCACCGAACGGACCTTGACCACCCGTGAGTCCATCGAGCACAGGCTGAGCCTTGTCCGAGTCCGTGGCTGGGATGCCGTCAACCAGGAACTCGAGTACGGACGGCTTTCGGCCGCCGCGCCCATTCGCGACGCGAGCGGCCGAGTCGTGGCCGCGCTCTCGCTGTCGTGCGGCACAACCGAGTACTCGTTCGACGAGTTGTGCGACACCATCGTTCCGCAGCTCCTGGAAGCCGCCCGCTCCGTCAGTGAAGGCATGGGCTGCAACCAGAATGCACACAGTCCGCGTGAACAGTGCCTCTAG
- a CDS encoding DUF3500 domain-containing protein, with product MRNGKVDLTNERGVQQMLSLLKGAALPPVEQTAKDPFVGLTTDGVPLRGLFSLADEGFESRSAAAAAMVYLDQLSDTERGRAVSTIDSPDWQLWINAFLTFPEHGLCLQDLDENKRAAALGVIRACLSSLGYHRVRDAMRLNGELGEFLGAYLDTLTEFTYWFTVFGDPSTDGPWGWQLAGHHVDVHCFIVGKQVVLTPTFLGTEFRGEEVFQEHRVKALEFMNSLSSRQRESAVLFRSLLPPELPAELAGPVDGRHRAGAGQDNLVLPYEGLRSDLLSAGQKELLLALVGPFIDLLTDGPLVARRAQIADHMDDSWFTWIGDSQSDSPFYFKVHSPVVLVEYDNHPGIFLDNDQPQPFHVHTIVRTPNRGDYGKDLLAQHYAQHHH from the coding sequence TTGAGAAACGGCAAGGTCGACCTCACCAATGAGCGCGGCGTTCAGCAGATGCTTTCGCTCTTGAAGGGTGCAGCGCTACCTCCAGTCGAGCAGACCGCAAAAGATCCGTTTGTCGGGTTGACGACCGACGGCGTGCCGCTGCGGGGCCTCTTCAGCCTTGCCGACGAAGGCTTTGAGAGCAGGTCTGCCGCCGCCGCCGCGATGGTGTATCTCGACCAACTATCCGATACCGAACGAGGACGTGCGGTATCGACCATCGACAGTCCCGATTGGCAACTGTGGATCAACGCCTTCCTGACGTTTCCCGAGCACGGCCTGTGCCTGCAAGATCTCGACGAGAACAAGCGCGCTGCCGCGCTGGGCGTGATCCGCGCTTGCCTCAGTAGTTTGGGCTACCACCGCGTCCGCGACGCGATGAGGCTGAACGGTGAACTGGGCGAGTTCCTGGGGGCATACCTGGATACGTTGACGGAATTCACATACTGGTTCACCGTTTTCGGTGACCCGTCGACCGATGGGCCATGGGGTTGGCAACTGGCGGGACACCACGTCGACGTTCATTGCTTCATCGTCGGCAAGCAAGTCGTACTCACCCCGACGTTCCTCGGCACAGAGTTCCGTGGTGAGGAAGTCTTTCAGGAGCACAGGGTCAAGGCGCTGGAGTTCATGAACTCGCTGTCGAGTCGGCAGCGGGAGAGCGCAGTGCTGTTTCGATCCCTGCTCCCACCCGAACTGCCCGCAGAGCTAGCGGGGCCGGTGGACGGAAGACATCGGGCCGGGGCCGGTCAGGACAACCTTGTGCTTCCCTATGAGGGACTGAGGAGTGACCTTCTGAGCGCAGGCCAGAAGGAGCTCCTCCTCGCACTGGTCGGTCCGTTCATCGACCTTCTGACCGATGGGCCGTTGGTAGCGCGTCGTGCCCAGATCGCCGATCACATGGACGACAGCTGGTTCACGTGGATCGGGGACTCGCAGTCGGACAGCCCGTTCTACTTCAAGGTCCATAGCCCGGTCGTGCTGGTTGAGTACGACAATCATCCTGGCATCTTCCTCGACAACGACCAGCCCCAGCCGTTCCACGTCCACACCATCGTGCGCACTCCCAACCGGGGCGACTACGGCAAGGATCTGTTGGCTCAGCACTATGCCCAACACCATCACTGA
- a CDS encoding fumarylacetoacetate hydrolase family protein has protein sequence MPKPFDMRDLGAPVPEPRQIFAIGLNYADHAQETGSQPPEFPVVFTKFASSLSGPVTTVELPSPYVDYEAELVAVVGKTARRVSVTDAWDYVAGLTVGQDLSERVVQTRGGASAQWSLGKSLPGFSPVGPALVSLDEIRSRDNLAISGRVGDEVLQSSRTSELIFTVPELVSYLSGFLTLFPGDLIFTGTPAGVGFGRDPKRYLRAGETLVTEISELGRLETTLVAE, from the coding sequence TTGCCAAAGCCCTTCGACATGAGGGATCTGGGCGCACCAGTTCCCGAGCCGCGCCAGATCTTCGCCATTGGGCTCAATTATGCCGATCATGCACAAGAGACGGGCTCGCAGCCCCCGGAGTTTCCGGTCGTGTTCACCAAGTTCGCCTCGTCGTTATCTGGCCCGGTGACGACGGTGGAGCTACCGTCGCCTTATGTCGACTATGAGGCGGAACTCGTTGCGGTCGTGGGTAAGACGGCGCGGCGAGTGAGCGTCACCGACGCGTGGGATTACGTGGCAGGACTCACGGTAGGACAGGACCTTAGTGAGCGTGTGGTGCAGACACGTGGCGGCGCCAGCGCCCAGTGGTCGCTCGGCAAGTCGCTTCCCGGGTTCTCGCCCGTCGGCCCTGCTCTGGTGAGTCTCGATGAAATCCGATCGCGCGACAACCTGGCGATCAGCGGTAGAGTCGGAGATGAAGTGCTGCAGAGCAGTCGAACTAGCGAGCTGATCTTCACCGTACCCGAACTAGTTTCGTACCTATCGGGCTTTCTCACCCTGTTTCCCGGCGATTTGATCTTCACCGGGACACCGGCCGGGGTCGGCTTCGGGCGCGACCCTAAACGATACCTCCGGGCGGGCGAGACGCTGGTCACCGAGATCTCAGAACTCGGCCGGCTCGAGACCACACTTGTCGCAGAGTAG
- a CDS encoding TetR/AcrR family transcriptional regulator, producing the protein MFYQRGYDTATVGDIAEALDVTKAALYYYFDSKEALLYEIIREMHLVNLANLETAEAHTGSARVRLSKYFTGHAEVNLAHLEKATVVYRDLGYLSDERRREIVVLRDKTQAFVRDLLVEAVSEGAVCTLADIGLTSIEMFTTVNSVFSWYQPTGALQPKQAARHVADFVIAGILCTGKDDMSCPRHNPL; encoded by the coding sequence GTGTTCTACCAACGCGGGTACGACACCGCGACGGTCGGCGATATCGCGGAAGCGCTCGATGTCACCAAAGCTGCTCTCTACTACTACTTCGACAGCAAGGAAGCGTTGCTGTACGAGATCATTCGCGAAATGCACCTGGTGAACCTCGCCAACCTTGAGACCGCTGAGGCGCACACGGGTAGTGCGCGGGTGCGGCTGTCGAAGTACTTCACCGGGCACGCGGAAGTGAATCTGGCGCACCTCGAAAAGGCAACCGTCGTTTACCGGGACCTCGGCTACCTGTCCGACGAACGACGCCGCGAGATCGTGGTCTTGCGTGATAAGACTCAGGCATTCGTTCGCGATCTCCTCGTTGAAGCCGTGTCCGAGGGCGCGGTGTGCACGCTCGCAGACATCGGGCTGACGTCGATTGAAATGTTCACGACTGTCAACTCCGTGTTTTCTTGGTACCAGCCCACGGGCGCGCTGCAGCCGAAACAGGCGGCGCGGCACGTTGCCGACTTCGTCATTGCCGGGATTCTGTGCACCGGCAAAGACGATATGTCATGTCCACGCCACAATCCGCTTTAA
- a CDS encoding cyclase family protein yields MAPGLDRTSFDALPSYAELLCRTDAPPGSAWYLFGSDDQIGTLNFLAYQSLTDAAGEIKEGQAYSLDLPSNAISPSLAPTRQPLEHHIFQRTPFHHDEWLDRFYTQYGTQLDGLRHIAHPDYGFYNGADPARFTPSDDLLGMSHLSGLPIAGRAVLLDVDRYLRSTGSGLDCEAGNAVTAAVLEQTLRAQSTELRPGDILLIRFGWLQWYRETATPQQRADLVDRQVHPGLLQSHDVVGWLWDHRISLVAADNFALECWPARPDSPFFSTREREEGFRDAHSGIMHRALIGLLGMPIGELWNLDVLAGACAADRRWSLFLTAAPLPLIGGVGSPANAVALR; encoded by the coding sequence ATGGCGCCAGGCTTGGATCGAACATCCTTCGATGCGTTGCCATCGTATGCGGAGCTACTTTGCCGCACAGACGCTCCACCCGGGTCTGCCTGGTATCTGTTCGGATCCGACGACCAGATCGGTACACTGAATTTCCTTGCCTACCAGTCACTTACCGATGCAGCTGGAGAGATCAAAGAAGGTCAGGCATATTCTCTAGACCTTCCCTCGAACGCGATATCGCCATCGCTGGCACCGACCAGGCAACCGCTGGAGCATCACATCTTTCAGCGCACACCATTTCACCACGACGAGTGGCTCGATCGTTTCTACACCCAGTACGGCACGCAACTAGATGGTCTGCGTCACATTGCTCACCCTGATTACGGCTTTTACAACGGCGCCGACCCCGCTCGGTTCACTCCGTCGGATGACCTGCTCGGAATGTCGCACCTGAGCGGACTTCCCATCGCCGGCCGAGCAGTGTTGCTAGACGTAGATCGATACCTGCGCAGTACTGGAAGCGGCCTGGATTGTGAGGCCGGTAACGCAGTCACTGCAGCTGTTCTCGAGCAGACATTGCGTGCCCAGTCAACGGAATTGCGTCCCGGGGATATCTTGCTCATCCGATTCGGTTGGCTGCAGTGGTATCGCGAGACCGCTACACCTCAACAGCGTGCTGACCTTGTCGACCGACAGGTACACCCGGGTCTGCTGCAATCCCACGACGTAGTTGGATGGCTCTGGGACCACCGAATCAGCCTGGTCGCCGCGGACAACTTCGCACTGGAATGTTGGCCTGCTCGCCCCGACAGCCCCTTCTTCAGCACCCGCGAGCGCGAAGAGGGTTTTCGGGACGCACACTCGGGCATCATGCACCGGGCTCTCATCGGGCTCCTAGGCATGCCGATCGGCGAACTGTGGAACCTCGACGTGTTGGCGGGTGCTTGTGCTGCTGACAGACGGTGGTCCCTGTTCCTCACCGCCGCACCCCTACCCCTTATCGGCGGAGTGGGATCACCCGCCAACGCCGTTGCCTTGCGCTGA
- a CDS encoding AMP-binding protein, which produces MSSSRVGTRPWLTSYPPGQPSVVDPDFTDMLTLFEVTVGTSGKGDAIKYFDGSLTFDQLDARSEAFAEHLVDNGFAHGDRVALYLQNDPSFFIALLGAWKAGGAVVVINPMYRQREVSYLLKDSAASMLVCLDELYESVIAEVLREGDTQVRHVVVTSPRDDQTRDDARVLPPQTPVDGVVRFRDVTAAPHLTLQPHRPDGDELAVLMYTSGTTGRPKGAMITHRSLAFSSQTYRDWIGLNSEDRILGVAPLFHITGLVGHLGVGLLTGAAVILNHRFEPTVLLELIREHRPTFTVGSITVFNNLSSRPDISLDDFSSFRYVFSGGAPIAPMLRDRIRARTGIVLHNLYGMTETTSPAIGVPLGNEGREDPVSGALSIGVPVFNTNVRIVDENRRELPVGEIGEIVISGPQVISAYWQRPEESAEKIVNGEIATGDVGVMDADGWFYLIDRKTDMIIASGYKVWPREVEDVLYSHLAVREAAVVGVPDQYRGETVKAVISLKPGTSCTAEELIEFCKSRMAAYKYPRLVQFRDDLPKAATGKILRRELRTESEQQSTDGT; this is translated from the coding sequence GTGTCAAGTTCACGCGTGGGAACCCGGCCATGGCTCACTTCGTATCCACCGGGGCAGCCGAGTGTGGTCGATCCCGACTTCACCGACATGCTCACCCTGTTCGAAGTCACGGTCGGAACGAGTGGGAAAGGGGACGCCATCAAGTATTTCGATGGATCGCTGACCTTCGATCAGCTCGATGCACGGTCTGAAGCGTTCGCGGAGCATCTCGTCGACAACGGCTTCGCGCACGGCGATCGCGTTGCGCTGTATCTGCAGAACGATCCGTCGTTCTTCATTGCACTGCTTGGAGCGTGGAAAGCCGGCGGCGCGGTCGTCGTCATCAATCCGATGTACCGGCAGCGTGAGGTCAGCTACCTACTCAAAGACTCCGCCGCGTCAATGTTGGTGTGCCTGGACGAGTTGTACGAGTCCGTGATCGCGGAGGTGTTGCGGGAGGGCGACACTCAGGTTCGTCATGTGGTGGTCACGTCGCCTCGCGACGACCAGACGCGGGACGACGCACGAGTGTTGCCGCCACAAACCCCCGTCGATGGCGTCGTCCGATTCCGCGACGTCACTGCAGCACCGCACCTTACGCTGCAACCTCATCGACCGGACGGTGATGAACTCGCGGTACTGATGTACACGTCGGGGACGACGGGTCGACCCAAGGGCGCCATGATCACGCATCGGTCGCTGGCGTTCTCCAGTCAGACGTACCGCGACTGGATAGGTCTCAACAGCGAGGACCGCATTCTGGGTGTCGCACCACTTTTTCACATCACTGGCCTCGTGGGACACCTCGGAGTCGGTCTGCTGACCGGAGCAGCCGTGATACTGAATCATCGATTCGAGCCGACCGTGTTGCTGGAACTCATCCGCGAGCATCGACCGACGTTCACAGTCGGTTCGATCACGGTGTTCAACAACTTGTCCAGTCGGCCGGACATCTCCCTCGACGACTTCTCGTCGTTTCGCTACGTGTTCTCCGGCGGCGCCCCGATAGCACCGATGCTTCGCGACAGAATCCGCGCACGTACCGGCATAGTCCTGCACAATCTCTACGGGATGACCGAGACGACCAGTCCGGCGATCGGTGTCCCACTTGGAAACGAAGGGCGGGAAGATCCCGTCTCGGGTGCGTTGTCCATCGGTGTCCCGGTTTTCAACACAAACGTACGCATCGTCGACGAGAACCGGCGTGAATTGCCGGTCGGTGAGATCGGCGAGATTGTGATCTCAGGGCCTCAGGTGATTTCCGCATACTGGCAGCGCCCTGAGGAATCGGCCGAGAAGATCGTCAACGGTGAGATAGCTACCGGGGACGTGGGCGTCATGGATGCCGACGGCTGGTTCTACCTGATCGATCGCAAGACCGACATGATCATCGCCTCCGGTTACAAGGTGTGGCCGCGCGAGGTGGAGGACGTGTTGTATTCGCATCTCGCCGTCCGGGAGGCGGCCGTGGTCGGCGTTCCCGACCAGTATCGCGGGGAGACGGTTAAAGCCGTGATATCCCTGAAGCCTGGAACATCCTGTACCGCTGAGGAACTCATCGAGTTCTGTAAGTCGCGAATGGCGGCCTATAAGTACCCACGCCTAGTGCAGTTCAGGGACGATCTGCCGAAGGCTGCGACCGGCAAGATCCTGCGGCGCGAACTTCGCACGGAAAGCGAACAGCAATCAACGGACGGTACGTAG
- a CDS encoding acetyl-CoA C-acyltransferase gives MKDAVIVAAVRTAVGKKNGALSSVHPADLSALVLDSLVDRTGIDPVIVDDVIWGCVSQVGEQTFDIARTAVLSAGWPESVPGTTVDRQCGSSQQAIHFAAAGLASGQYDVVVAGGVESMSRIPMGSAQATGNPFGPRYVARYGVDPPNQGLGAEAIAEDWSLSRLALDTYALESHHRAAVATDAGCFADEIVPVDVDGQVVSSDEGIRRGGSIDKLANVRSAFRDNGRITAANASQISDGSAALLMMTSGAASKAGLRPLARVHTAVVAGSAPMPMLTGPIPATHKALKKSGLTIDDIGVFEVNEAFASVALAWLSEFGVSPDKVNPRGGAIALGHPLGGSGARLMTTMVHHMRSESIRYGLQTMCEGGGQANATILELL, from the coding sequence ATGAAGGATGCGGTCATCGTCGCCGCAGTACGCACTGCGGTGGGTAAGAAGAACGGTGCGCTGTCATCCGTGCACCCCGCGGACCTCTCCGCGTTGGTGCTCGACAGCCTTGTCGACCGCACCGGCATCGATCCCGTGATCGTCGACGATGTCATTTGGGGTTGCGTCAGCCAGGTCGGCGAACAGACCTTCGATATCGCCCGGACAGCAGTGCTTTCCGCCGGTTGGCCCGAGTCCGTTCCCGGCACGACAGTGGACCGTCAATGCGGCTCGTCGCAACAAGCCATCCACTTCGCTGCCGCAGGTCTGGCGTCTGGACAGTACGACGTCGTCGTGGCGGGCGGCGTGGAGAGTATGTCGCGCATTCCGATGGGCTCGGCTCAGGCCACCGGCAATCCATTCGGGCCGCGATATGTCGCACGTTACGGCGTAGACCCGCCCAACCAGGGCCTCGGGGCCGAGGCGATCGCCGAGGATTGGTCGCTGTCTCGCCTCGCCTTGGACACATACGCACTCGAATCCCATCACCGTGCCGCCGTTGCCACCGACGCGGGCTGCTTCGCCGACGAAATCGTTCCGGTTGACGTTGACGGGCAGGTTGTTTCGTCGGACGAAGGCATTCGCCGCGGCGGCTCGATCGACAAGCTCGCAAATGTGCGCTCGGCGTTTCGCGACAACGGACGGATTACCGCCGCCAACGCATCGCAAATCTCCGACGGCTCGGCCGCGCTGCTGATGATGACCTCCGGTGCCGCCTCGAAGGCTGGCTTGCGGCCACTCGCCCGTGTCCACACTGCCGTCGTGGCCGGGTCGGCTCCGATGCCGATGCTGACCGGACCAATCCCGGCCACACACAAGGCATTGAAGAAGTCGGGACTGACTATCGATGACATCGGAGTCTTCGAAGTCAACGAGGCATTCGCCTCCGTCGCCCTGGCGTGGCTCAGCGAATTCGGGGTAAGCCCCGACAAAGTAAACCCGCGGGGCGGCGCCATCGCTCTCGGCCACCCACTTGGCGGCTCCGGAGCCCGATTGATGACCACCATGGTCCACCATATGCGCAGCGAAAGTATCCGGTACGGCTTGCAGACGATGTGCGAGGGCGGCGGCCAGGCCAACGCCACCATCCTGGAACTTCTCTGA
- a CDS encoding dioxygenase, whose product MGNERIRTVLEDLEQTLLQFIAKHHITHGEYRAATTLLIDEVKAGEESLLFDVFFEAAATDMSNTGRAGSIEAIEGPFYVPGAPRLEGPDYAMPERADEVGDVLVFTGRVTTTQGTPLAGVELDIWHADANGEYSQIHYQDPKWNLRGTLTTNAAGEFTVRTIFPPPYEIPKHGPTGRVLTSLGRHFFRPAHLHLKLRGSGIAEMTSQLYFPGGEYLENDVANAVRDGLMLEVARHGREEAASFGLSVDEFFTARYDFAIAVEAQ is encoded by the coding sequence ATGGGAAACGAACGCATCCGGACTGTTCTTGAAGACCTGGAGCAGACGCTGCTGCAGTTCATTGCGAAGCACCACATCACGCATGGCGAATACAGAGCAGCGACGACATTGCTCATCGATGAAGTCAAGGCCGGCGAGGAGAGCCTGCTCTTCGATGTCTTCTTCGAGGCGGCCGCCACCGACATGAGTAACACCGGACGCGCCGGGAGCATCGAGGCGATAGAAGGCCCGTTCTATGTTCCGGGCGCGCCGCGGTTGGAAGGGCCCGACTATGCGATGCCGGAGCGTGCCGACGAGGTCGGCGACGTCCTCGTCTTTACCGGCAGGGTGACGACCACGCAGGGCACGCCACTGGCAGGCGTAGAACTTGATATCTGGCATGCCGACGCCAACGGTGAGTATTCGCAGATTCACTACCAGGACCCCAAGTGGAACCTTCGTGGCACCCTGACGACGAATGCGGCGGGAGAGTTCACCGTCCGCACCATCTTCCCGCCGCCATACGAGATACCCAAACATGGCCCTACCGGCCGGGTGCTGACGTCGCTCGGACGGCACTTTTTCCGCCCCGCCCATCTCCACCTCAAGCTACGCGGATCCGGGATCGCAGAAATGACTTCGCAGCTGTACTTCCCGGGTGGTGAATACCTCGAGAACGACGTCGCCAACGCGGTGCGGGACGGCCTCATGCTGGAAGTGGCCCGCCACGGCCGGGAAGAGGCTGCTTCGTTCGGGCTCAGCGTTGATGAGTTCTTCACCGCGAGGTATGACTTCGCGATCGCGGTTGAGGCTCAGTGA
- a CDS encoding cupin domain-containing protein codes for MSSLESTLFIHSVIQEDGCGPGLHYHHSDQLYFLLEGGMQVQLGEEVATVGARSLVFIPAGLPHRNWNEGPGQERHFEMIIPRPGPGAPLAYPVDSAEDVPVERRATQRPYVRTVDSAHLVEPMPGFRLQALADPASGSLHAVVNYAEVDAGAAGPGMHIHPFDQFYLVLEGELTVEVALQRHIVGPNTLVVLPAGVPHRQYNGGNVAERHLVVLSPAPKEGVPWDEGVDFIANGETHNGPNNLTPAAPLSPGS; via the coding sequence GTGTCGTCCCTCGAAAGCACTCTTTTCATCCACAGCGTCATTCAGGAGGATGGTTGTGGGCCCGGCTTGCACTATCACCACAGCGACCAGCTGTACTTTCTCCTCGAGGGGGGCATGCAGGTCCAACTCGGAGAAGAGGTCGCAACGGTCGGCGCCCGGTCCCTGGTGTTCATTCCGGCAGGACTTCCCCATCGCAATTGGAACGAAGGCCCGGGCCAGGAACGTCATTTCGAGATGATCATTCCGCGGCCCGGACCAGGAGCCCCGCTGGCGTACCCAGTGGATTCCGCCGAGGATGTGCCCGTCGAACGACGGGCCACACAGCGACCGTACGTCCGCACCGTGGACTCAGCGCACCTCGTCGAGCCGATGCCGGGCTTCCGACTGCAAGCCCTAGCCGATCCCGCGAGCGGATCGCTACACGCGGTCGTGAACTACGCTGAAGTAGATGCCGGAGCGGCCGGTCCTGGTATGCATATCCATCCGTTCGACCAGTTCTACCTGGTGCTCGAAGGAGAACTCACCGTCGAGGTGGCTCTGCAGAGGCACATCGTCGGTCCCAACACCCTCGTGGTGCTGCCGGCAGGTGTACCTCACCGCCAGTACAACGGCGGAAACGTCGCCGAACGCCACCTGGTGGTGTTGTCCCCCGCTCCAAAAGAGGGCGTGCCCTGGGACGAGGGAGTCGACTTCATCGCCAACGGGGAGACGCACAACGGACCCAACAATCTCACCCCGGCCGCGCCCCTCTCACCGGGATCCTGA